In a single window of the Alphaproteobacteria bacterium LSUCC0684 genome:
- a CDS encoding UDP-2,3-diacylglucosamine diphosphatase, with translation MNTVLEHQLYFRTIWISDTHLGTSGARAMELLHFLKHTRSETLYLVGDIIDGWQLKKRWYWPQPHNDVIQKILRKARHGTKVYYIPGNHDEAAREFTGLTFGEIEICEDAVHVTSQGKRFWIVHGDLFDNVIQHARWLAYLGDTAYVLLLKINHWLNLLRRFFNMPYWSFSQYLKHKVKHAVSFISAFETAMVREARRRDCTGVICGHIHKPEIRHIDDVLYCNDGDWVESMTALVEHHDGRFEILNWSEMMKVSVVSGETLREMKEA, from the coding sequence TTGAATACCGTCCTTGAGCATCAGCTTTATTTCCGCACGATCTGGATATCGGATACCCATCTTGGCACGAGTGGGGCCCGGGCAATGGAACTGTTGCATTTTCTGAAACACACCCGCAGCGAAACGCTCTATCTGGTGGGTGATATCATCGATGGCTGGCAGCTGAAGAAAAGATGGTACTGGCCCCAGCCGCATAACGACGTCATTCAGAAAATCCTGCGAAAGGCACGGCACGGCACCAAGGTTTACTATATTCCCGGCAATCACGATGAAGCGGCGCGCGAATTCACCGGCCTGACCTTCGGGGAGATCGAGATCTGTGAAGACGCGGTGCATGTCACCTCGCAAGGCAAGCGTTTCTGGATCGTGCATGGTGATCTTTTCGACAACGTGATCCAGCACGCACGGTGGCTGGCCTATCTTGGCGATACGGCCTATGTCCTGTTGCTCAAGATCAATCACTGGCTCAACCTGTTGCGGCGGTTTTTCAACATGCCGTACTGGTCTTTTTCCCAGTATCTCAAGCACAAGGTCAAACACGCGGTATCGTTTATCTCGGCGTTTGAAACCGCCATGGTGAGGGAAGCCCGGCGGCGGGACTGCACGGGCGTGATCTGCGGCCATATTCACAAACCTGAAATCCGCCATATCGACGATGTGCTGTATTGCAACGATGGCGACTGGGTTGAATCCATGACTGCGCTGGTCGAGCACCATGATGGCCGGTTTGAAATTCTGAACTGGTCGGAAATGATGAAGGTTTCCGTTGTCTCCGGGGAAACTCTGCGTGAAATGAAGGAGGCCTGA
- a CDS encoding ArsJ-associated glyceraldehyde-3-phosphate dehydrogenase → MKIGINGMGRIGRLVLRAALGGVLRDAKDRNPDTRLEIMHLNEVKGGAESTAHLLEFDTVHGRWRADIQSDENSITIDGRRMGFSSCEMPESVDWAAHGCDLVLECTGKFRTPEKLAGYFAKGIRKVMVAAPVQDSRALNIVFGINDHLYNPEMHHLVTAASCTTNCLAPIVKVVHEKIGIRHGQITTIHDPTNTNVIVDAPHKDLRRARSAMTSLIPTSTGSAKAIGLIYSELQGRLNGHAVRAPVLNASLTDAVFELARPTSTEEVNEYFAEAAENELAGILGLEERPLVSADYVNDTRSSIVDAASTLVTDGTMLKVYAWYDNEMGYACRMVDLAKKMADLDQ, encoded by the coding sequence ATGAAGATTGGCATTAATGGCATGGGCCGCATTGGCCGTCTGGTGCTGAGGGCGGCTTTGGGTGGTGTTCTCCGCGATGCGAAAGACCGAAACCCGGATACACGGCTTGAAATCATGCATCTGAACGAGGTAAAGGGCGGGGCTGAGAGCACGGCACATCTTCTCGAATTTGATACCGTGCATGGACGTTGGCGCGCGGATATTCAATCCGATGAAAACAGCATCACCATCGATGGCCGCCGCATGGGTTTTTCTTCATGTGAGATGCCCGAAAGTGTCGATTGGGCCGCGCATGGTTGTGATCTTGTCCTTGAATGCACCGGCAAGTTCCGCACGCCGGAAAAACTGGCGGGATATTTTGCCAAAGGGATTCGCAAGGTCATGGTTGCGGCCCCGGTCCAGGATAGCCGCGCCCTCAATATCGTCTTCGGGATCAATGACCACCTTTATAACCCCGAGATGCATCATCTGGTGACGGCGGCGTCTTGCACCACCAACTGCCTTGCACCGATCGTCAAGGTTGTGCATGAGAAGATCGGCATACGCCATGGCCAGATCACCACTATTCACGACCCCACCAATACGAATGTGATTGTTGACGCACCGCATAAGGATTTGCGGCGTGCACGTTCCGCCATGACCTCGCTTATCCCGACCTCCACCGGCAGTGCGAAAGCCATCGGGTTGATCTATTCCGAGCTTCAGGGCAGGCTGAACGGTCACGCCGTGCGGGCGCCGGTGCTCAATGCCAGCCTGACCGACGCGGTGTTTGAACTTGCCCGCCCCACCAGCACAGAAGAAGTGAACGAATATTTTGCCGAAGCAGCTGAAAATGAGCTTGCCGGCATCCTCGGCCTTGAAGAACGGCCTCTTGTCTCGGCGGATTACGTGAACGATACGCGGAGCTCGATCGTCGATGCGGCCAGCACGCTGGTGACCGATGGCACGATGCTCAAAGTCTATGCCTGGTATGATAATGAGATGGGTTATGCCTGCCGGATGGTGGATCTGGCGAAAAAGATGGCTGACCTCGACCAATGA
- the arsJ gene encoding organoarsenical effux MFS transporter ArsJ, producing the protein MRTSLSQYLTVTGSYWGFTLSDGALRILVLFHFFTLGYSPFTLALLFLLYEAAGIVANLGGGWLATRFGIPRMLLLGMALQVSGLLLLSFLDPAFDPVLSVIWVLVAQGIAGLAKDITKTASKSAIKVVQIDEGEGLFRWVAWFTGSKNAMKGAGFLLGGVMLTTIGFRGGLWLLAGLLGLLAVMVAVTLPPRLGAGVSSRTIRELFSKSPAVNAIAMARIFLFGARDIWFVVALPVFLYANGWSFWEAGGFLAIWTVIYGGVQGIAPEIMRTAAARAGAVSSAAMVGWAVALALVPLGLSGFMMVKPDVLILISGLLVFGVVFAVNSSLHSFLIVAYAGSRKAAEDIGFYYAANAAGRLVGTFLSGLLYQQGGLLACLAGSTVFLVITALVVRRLPPP; encoded by the coding sequence ATGAGAACATCCCTCAGCCAGTATCTGACCGTCACCGGATCGTATTGGGGGTTCACGCTCTCGGATGGTGCCTTGCGCATCCTTGTCCTGTTTCATTTCTTCACGCTCGGGTATTCGCCCTTTACCCTTGCGCTTCTTTTCCTTCTTTACGAAGCGGCAGGGATCGTTGCCAATCTTGGCGGCGGCTGGCTCGCAACCCGCTTCGGCATCCCGAGAATGCTGCTGCTCGGGATGGCATTGCAAGTTTCTGGTTTATTACTGCTATCGTTTCTTGACCCGGCATTTGATCCTGTTCTTTCCGTCATCTGGGTTCTGGTAGCACAAGGCATTGCCGGGCTCGCCAAAGACATCACCAAGACCGCCTCGAAATCCGCCATCAAGGTTGTCCAGATCGATGAAGGTGAAGGCCTCTTCCGGTGGGTTGCCTGGTTCACCGGCTCAAAGAACGCCATGAAAGGGGCAGGGTTTCTTTTGGGCGGGGTCATGTTGACCACGATCGGGTTCCGTGGCGGGCTGTGGCTCTTGGCAGGCCTGCTCGGGCTTCTCGCCGTGATGGTGGCGGTAACCCTTCCGCCAAGACTCGGAGCAGGTGTTTCGTCCAGGACAATCCGGGAATTGTTCAGCAAATCCCCTGCGGTGAATGCGATTGCGATGGCGCGGATTTTTCTTTTCGGGGCGCGGGATATCTGGTTTGTCGTCGCGCTCCCCGTCTTTCTTTATGCCAATGGCTGGAGTTTCTGGGAAGCAGGCGGGTTCCTTGCCATCTGGACGGTGATTTACGGCGGTGTTCAGGGTATCGCACCTGAGATCATGCGCACCGCCGCCGCCCGTGCCGGCGCCGTTTCTTCGGCTGCAATGGTGGGATGGGCCGTGGCGCTCGCGCTTGTTCCGCTGGGTCTTTCTGGCTTCATGATGGTGAAGCCGGATGTGCTGATATTGATTTCAGGCCTCCTTGTCTTCGGGGTGGTCTTTGCCGTGAACTCCTCTCTGCACTCTTTTCTTATTGTTGCCTATGCCGGCAGCAGGAAAGCCGCGGAAGATATCGGCTTTTATTATGCGGCCAATGCCGCAGGGCGGCTGGTTGGCACATTCTTGTCAGGGCTTCTTTACCAGCAGGGTGGATTGCTGGCCTGCCTTGCCGGATCAACGGTGTTTCTGGTCATCACGGCGCTTGTGGTAAGGCGGCTTCCGCCACCATGA
- a CDS encoding TauD/TfdA family dioxygenase has protein sequence MTIQSISIDDTGQSLNCHLPDGKVIRFHAIWLRDNATDDKTRASGNGQRLVTIQDIPENVVIRKARLEDNIITITYSDRDLEVAYDPAWLISHCYDREPGSRGCWFADWVETWDSRLSRALPVADFNNVREDGDALYGWLADLRRYGFAKLEGGPVKSGALMEVASLFGFVRETNYGKWFEVRTEVNPVNLAYTGLGLQAHTDNPYRDPVPSMQILYCLENSAHGGDSIVVDGFHAARLLAEEDTAAFALLASHCARFSYEGSKGVALNSRRPMIETTPDGEVITIRFNNRSAAALTDIPYDSMADYYRAWRRFAEIIEAPSMQVSFKLAPGECFVVENTRVLHARNGYSGEGSRWLQGCYPDKDGLYSTLAAMEKERTA, from the coding sequence ATGACCATCCAATCCATTTCCATTGATGATACGGGCCAGAGCCTGAATTGCCATCTGCCGGATGGAAAGGTGATCAGGTTTCACGCAATCTGGCTGAGGGATAATGCCACCGATGATAAAACAAGGGCATCGGGCAATGGCCAGCGGCTGGTCACCATTCAGGACATTCCCGAAAATGTGGTGATCCGTAAGGCACGACTTGAAGATAATATTATCACCATCACCTATAGCGACCGTGACCTTGAGGTTGCCTATGATCCGGCATGGCTGATCTCGCATTGCTATGATCGCGAACCGGGGTCGAGGGGCTGCTGGTTTGCGGATTGGGTTGAGACATGGGACAGTCGCCTAAGCCGGGCTTTGCCGGTGGCGGATTTCAACAACGTCAGGGAAGACGGCGACGCCTTGTATGGCTGGCTTGCTGATCTGCGGCGGTATGGATTTGCAAAACTTGAGGGCGGCCCTGTCAAAAGCGGGGCATTGATGGAGGTGGCCAGCCTGTTCGGATTTGTACGCGAAACCAATTACGGCAAATGGTTTGAAGTCAGAACAGAGGTCAACCCGGTCAATCTTGCCTATACCGGTCTTGGGCTTCAGGCGCATACCGATAATCCCTATCGTGATCCGGTGCCGTCGATGCAGATCCTCTATTGCCTTGAAAATTCGGCCCATGGCGGTGACAGTATTGTCGTGGATGGCTTTCATGCAGCCAGATTGCTGGCTGAAGAAGACACCGCCGCCTTTGCCCTGCTTGCCAGTCATTGCGCACGATTTTCCTATGAAGGCAGCAAGGGTGTTGCCCTTAATTCACGGCGACCAATGATCGAAACCACCCCTGATGGGGAAGTCATTACCATCCGCTTTAACAACAGGTCAGCAGCGGCCTTGACCGATATCCCCTATGATTCCATGGCGGATTACTATCGTGCCTGGCGGCGCTTTGCAGAAATTATCGAGGCCCCGTCGATGCAGGTCAGTTTCAAACTTGCGCCGGGGGAGTGCTTTGTTGTTGAAAACACCAGGGTTCTTCATGCCCGTAACGGCTATAGCGGGGAAGGCTCGCGCTGGCTTCAGGGGTGTTATCCCGATAAGGATGGGCTTTACTCAACTCTGGCGGCCATGGAAAAGGAAAGAACAGCATGA
- a CDS encoding HD domain-containing protein gives MMTEEARRQVIDRIITIFRTNGAEEYLGEPVTIGEHMLQAAYFAAEAGGDEDAVIGALVHDVGHFTSELGSFEMNDVMDRMHEDAGAMLIEGIFPATVVDCVRHHVAAKRYLCAVDKEYYDDLSDASKHSLKLQGGPMGDDECKAFERIPGFERIVLVRRCDDQGKITGMDVPPLDHYLPMLYRVAGVEAG, from the coding sequence ATGATGACAGAAGAAGCTCGGCGTCAGGTCATTGACCGGATCATCACCATTTTCAGGACCAATGGAGCAGAAGAATATCTGGGTGAGCCCGTTACAATCGGCGAGCATATGTTGCAGGCGGCCTATTTCGCGGCGGAAGCAGGCGGCGATGAAGACGCCGTGATCGGTGCACTTGTTCATGATGTGGGGCATTTCACCTCCGAACTTGGCTCGTTTGAGATGAATGATGTCATGGATCGCATGCACGAGGATGCAGGCGCCATGCTGATCGAAGGCATCTTTCCGGCAACCGTGGTGGATTGTGTTCGACACCATGTTGCCGCCAAACGATATCTTTGCGCGGTTGATAAAGAGTATTATGACGATCTTTCCGATGCGTCGAAACACTCGCTGAAACTGCAGGGCGGGCCGATGGGTGACGATGAATGCAAGGCGTTCGAGCGCATCCCCGGGTTTGAACGCATTGTCCTTGTCCGGCGTTGCGATGATCAGGGCAAGATCACCGGCATGGACGTGCCCCCGCTTGATCACTATTTGCCCATGCTCTACAGGGTTGCCGGGGTTGAGGCGGGCTGA
- a CDS encoding YqaA family protein, with translation MTEIMAYAGIFAAAFLAATILPAQSEVGLALLISSGTYSAALLLFFASLGNTLGSVVNWYLGRSLERLKSRTWFPVGERQLDRARRWYEKFGWWSLLLSWVPIIGDPITVASGFFRTPFLLFLVVVAVAKTSRYMVVAAITLELL, from the coding sequence ATGACTGAAATCATGGCTTACGCCGGAATATTTGCCGCCGCATTTCTGGCGGCGACGATCCTGCCGGCACAATCCGAAGTCGGGCTTGCTTTATTGATATCTTCCGGCACATATTCGGCAGCCTTGCTGCTGTTTTTCGCCAGCCTCGGCAATACGCTGGGCTCGGTGGTCAACTGGTATCTTGGCCGAAGCCTTGAGCGGCTGAAATCAAGAACGTGGTTTCCGGTGGGGGAAAGGCAACTCGATCGTGCCAGAAGATGGTACGAAAAATTCGGCTGGTGGAGCCTTCTGTTGAGCTGGGTGCCGATCATCGGCGATCCGATCACGGTTGCAAGCGGCTTTTTCCGAACCCCTTTCCTTCTTTTCCTCGTGGTCGTTGCGGTGGCAAAGACCTCGCGTTACATGGTGGTCGCGGCCATCACCCTTGAGCTGCTGTGA
- a CDS encoding pirin family protein, producing the protein MSIRPISLSSQAKPTMEGAGVHLHRVFGFGDTDMFDPFLMMDDFRNDIPDQYLKGFPWHPHRGIETITYVLKGNVEHGDSLGNHGVLSDGDVQWMTAGSGIIHQEMPTGNAKGQMHGFQLWANLPSHQKMCTPRYQDIKSGDISALTDDDGTHIRVIAGDYRGYRGAVDGIDTDPSYLDITLLPNVKKRFPFDTRRQGFAYIFEGSASFGNASAPFGVNVEKEFNGEELKIRDKSGNRTLVVFGAGDEVEVTAGEEGVRFLLISGAPLREPVAWHGPIVMNTRAELQEAFRELNTGQFVKTGAEGWMNSRGR; encoded by the coding sequence ATGTCGATCCGTCCCATCAGTCTAAGCAGCCAGGCGAAACCCACCATGGAAGGGGCTGGCGTTCATCTTCATCGTGTGTTCGGGTTTGGCGACACCGATATGTTTGATCCGTTCCTGATGATGGATGATTTTCGCAACGACATTCCGGATCAGTATCTGAAAGGCTTTCCATGGCATCCCCATCGCGGGATTGAAACCATTACCTATGTCCTTAAGGGAAATGTTGAACATGGCGACTCGCTGGGCAATCACGGTGTGTTGAGCGACGGCGATGTGCAGTGGATGACCGCGGGCTCCGGTATCATCCATCAGGAAATGCCCACCGGCAACGCAAAAGGCCAGATGCACGGCTTTCAGCTCTGGGCCAATCTGCCCAGCCATCAGAAGATGTGCACCCCCCGGTATCAGGATATCAAATCGGGGGATATTTCAGCGCTGACCGATGATGACGGGACACATATCCGGGTCATCGCCGGGGATTATCGCGGCTATCGCGGGGCGGTGGACGGGATTGATACCGATCCATCCTATCTTGATATCACGCTGCTGCCGAACGTGAAGAAGAGGTTTCCTTTCGATACACGACGCCAGGGATTTGCCTATATTTTTGAGGGCAGCGCCAGTTTCGGCAATGCATCGGCGCCGTTTGGTGTCAATGTGGAAAAGGAATTCAATGGCGAGGAGCTGAAGATCAGGGATAAGTCTGGAAATCGCACGCTGGTGGTGTTTGGCGCTGGTGATGAGGTTGAAGTGACAGCAGGGGAAGAGGGGGTTCGCTTCCTGCTCATTTCCGGCGCGCCTCTTCGTGAACCGGTTGCCTGGCACGGGCCGATCGTCATGAACACAAGGGCGGAACTGCAGGAAGCTTTCCGCGAACTCAATACCGGACAGTTCGTCAAGACCGGCGCCGAGGGGTGGATGAATTCACGGGGCAGGTAG
- a CDS encoding EamA family transporter: MTPEVFSIVLVAALMHATWNAVIKGAADRTVTFGLVSIGHTLPALAAVPFLPLPDPEMIPYIIASTIIHWGYYYLLNMSYRFGDLSLVYPIARGSTPLLVAIPAFLFLGEELSASGWAGLLMVSAGIMILSLRPSRTGRPLLAVALALGTALTIAAYSLVDGLGVRISEKTFSYIAWLFVAEGLIVIFIFSTRMERLRALSRTQMVTGLAGGALSAFAYALALYAKTLAPLGMVSALRETSVIFAAMIGLFWFGEGPARPRLIAAVIVAAGIFLLSLS, translated from the coding sequence ATGACGCCTGAGGTTTTCAGCATCGTTCTGGTTGCGGCCCTGATGCACGCAACCTGGAATGCGGTGATCAAGGGCGCCGCTGACCGGACTGTTACCTTCGGGCTTGTTTCGATCGGCCATACCCTGCCAGCGCTTGCGGCGGTGCCTTTCCTGCCTCTGCCCGACCCTGAAATGATCCCCTATATCATCGCCTCGACGATTATTCACTGGGGGTATTATTATCTTCTGAACATGTCCTACCGGTTTGGTGATCTGTCGCTTGTCTACCCGATTGCGCGTGGATCAACGCCGCTGCTTGTGGCCATCCCGGCGTTTCTGTTTCTTGGTGAAGAGCTTTCGGCAAGCGGCTGGGCCGGGCTGCTCATGGTTTCCGCCGGAATCATGATCCTCAGCCTCAGGCCTTCCCGTACCGGACGGCCTCTCCTGGCCGTTGCGCTCGCCCTTGGCACGGCTTTGACCATTGCCGCCTATTCGCTGGTGGACGGCCTTGGCGTGCGCATCTCCGAGAAGACCTTTTCCTATATCGCGTGGCTGTTTGTTGCCGAAGGCCTGATTGTCATCTTTATCTTCTCAACACGGATGGAACGGCTGCGCGCGTTAAGCCGGACACAGATGGTGACCGGCCTTGCCGGCGGGGCGCTTTCCGCCTTCGCCTATGCGCTTGCGCTCTACGCCAAGACGCTGGCTCCGCTCGGCATGGTCTCCGCGCTCAGGGAAACATCGGTGATCTTTGCGGCAATGATCGGCTTGTTCTGGTTTGGTGAAGGCCCGGCACGTCCGCGGCTCATCGCCGCGGTCATCGTCGCCGCGGGCATTTTCCTTTTATCTCTTTCCTGA
- the phnY gene encoding phosphonoacetaldehyde dehydrogenase: MSTSSIRREAMRIGGEKVHTDKVVEVRYPYTNEVIATVPAGTAEHARKAFEIAAAYQPKLTRYERQQILFRAAELIRERREEIAHWLTLELGICKQHSLYETGRSYDVFTLAGQLAIQDDGQIFSCDLTPHGKSRKIFTKREPVRAISAITPFNHPLNMVAHKIAPSIATNNCMVCKPTELTPLTAITLADILYEAGLPHEMFQIVTGWPQDIGDEMITNPNIDIITFTGGVPVGKMIAEKAGYKRTALELGGNDPLILLNDLKGDDLDKAATIAVAGATGNSGQRCTAVKRILIQKSIADDVVPLILEKARAIRFGDPMDPETQLGCVISDKAAEIFENRVLEAEKLGAKILYHPGRDGALLPPIVVDHVPHECELVMEETFGPIVPIVRVPDDDAAVMAISNSTSFGLSSGVCTNDLIRATQYIEGLNVGTVNIWEQPGYRIEMSPFGGIKDSGNGVKEGVLEAMKFFTTVKTYSLPWPA; the protein is encoded by the coding sequence ATGTCAACATCATCCATCCGCCGGGAAGCGATGCGTATCGGCGGCGAAAAAGTTCACACCGACAAGGTTGTCGAGGTGCGTTACCCCTATACAAACGAGGTGATCGCCACGGTTCCCGCAGGCACGGCGGAACATGCGCGCAAGGCTTTCGAGATTGCGGCCGCGTATCAGCCGAAACTCACCCGCTATGAACGCCAGCAGATCCTCTTCCGTGCCGCTGAACTCATCCGTGAACGCCGCGAGGAAATCGCCCATTGGCTGACGCTGGAACTCGGTATCTGCAAGCAGCATTCGCTCTATGAAACCGGCCGGTCCTATGATGTCTTCACCCTTGCAGGTCAACTCGCCATCCAGGATGACGGGCAGATTTTCTCCTGTGATCTAACCCCCCATGGCAAAAGCCGCAAGATCTTCACCAAGAGAGAGCCGGTGCGGGCCATTTCGGCCATCACGCCGTTCAATCACCCGCTCAACATGGTCGCGCACAAGATCGCCCCGTCTATCGCCACCAATAACTGCATGGTCTGCAAGCCGACGGAACTGACCCCGCTGACCGCGATCACCCTTGCCGATATTCTCTACGAAGCCGGCCTGCCGCATGAGATGTTCCAGATCGTCACCGGCTGGCCGCAGGATATCGGTGATGAGATGATCACCAACCCGAATATCGATATCATCACCTTTACCGGCGGCGTGCCGGTGGGCAAGATGATCGCCGAAAAAGCCGGATATAAACGCACCGCGCTTGAACTTGGCGGCAATGATCCGTTGATCCTGCTCAACGATCTCAAAGGTGATGATCTTGACAAGGCGGCCACGATCGCGGTTGCCGGGGCAACGGGAAATTCCGGCCAGCGATGCACCGCCGTCAAGCGTATCCTCATCCAGAAGTCTATCGCCGATGATGTTGTCCCGCTGATCCTTGAGAAGGCAAGGGCCATCCGCTTTGGTGATCCGATGGACCCGGAGACACAGCTTGGCTGCGTGATCAGCGACAAGGCGGCGGAGATTTTTGAAAACCGTGTGCTTGAAGCCGAAAAGCTCGGGGCGAAAATCCTCTATCACCCCGGCCGCGACGGCGCCCTTTTGCCACCGATTGTGGTCGATCACGTTCCCCATGAATGCGAACTGGTGATGGAAGAAACCTTCGGGCCGATCGTTCCGATTGTCCGGGTGCCGGACGATGATGCCGCGGTCATGGCGATTTCCAACAGCACCTCCTTCGGGCTGTCCTCCGGGGTGTGCACCAATGATCTGATCCGCGCCACCCAGTATATCGAGGGGCTCAATGTCGGGACCGTGAATATCTGGGAACAGCCTGGCTACCGGATCGAGATGTCGCCCTTCGGCGGGATCAAGGATTCGGGCAACGGCGTCAAGGAAGGCGTGCTTGAGGCGATGAAGTTCTTCACCACCGTCAAGACCTACTCCCTGCCCTGGCCAGCCTGA